The genomic window GAGAACTCTAAATAGTTTATACAGAAACATAATCACTATGTATAcaatttctattaaaatttattttccttcatatttGTCACAAGTAATTTTTGAAGAGGAGACAGTCTGAAGCCAGGCTCTTGGTGGTGCATCTGAGTtgactttgtttgttttaacttttacattatttttcgTTTTTCTacatacaacttttttttttctttcatttttttctttagactgCCTCTGCAGTGATAAAAGGCTCTTTAGCTTTACAAATGAGGTAGCAGGATCAAAAATTGTTGTGGATAGGTGTTAAGTTTTTGAgccttttctattttctttctgaccATCTGAATTATAACTTGAAAAACAGCCATCTGTGAAATCTCTTTGAGAAATTTGATTTAATTTGCACACCAGGTTTAAAAATTACTAGGGAAGGAGACACATTTAGCATGTCCAAAGCTTTGTATCTGACAAATTAGGGATTAGAGTTTATAGACCTGATGTATGTCAAAGTGATTTCATGTATAAGTACAAAAAGAGCAAGGTTACTTCTTATAATTGCTATCAGAAATTGCAAGGTGACCTTTATACTCTGAACCAGGTGGAAGGAAAGTAACAATGACAAAGCAAAACCCAGGTTTTTAGAAATGCCTAGGTGGGATAAAATGCAATCTCAtaatataatttgaaaaaaaaaaaaaaaacaactcatatCAGATTACTCAAAGtcttaatgaaatgaaaaagatgtAAATGAATTAGTTAGTAAGCAAATAAACCTATaatactagggaaaaaaaaaaagcttttctcaaAAAAAGCATTCCTATTTTGCAAAAACAATCATTTGACTTGCAGAAGATCAGAAAGAAACGTATAAGCATGTTGAGATGAAACATGATTAAATATGGAAAGTCCAGTAAATTAGAATGCACAGTCAAAAAAGTGTAGATTCCATGTAAGATTATTCCTACAAAACCGGGCAAATCTTTAAGTCTTCTAGTAaatttttggttttcctttgattttcattaaattatcagtttaaatgcttttaaaaacaaaatttgcatTATTTAATTCCCTTTTAAtgtgatttaaagaaaaagaactaaAGATCCCAGTTGTTTCACCAGGACGTTCAGAATATTACATTTAAGTATTATGACACAACAGCTACTTCCTTTGGAATTTGATTACTATTTAACTCAGAAAATTCAGGCGTAAGCTGGCGGAAAAATTTATGACCATGAGAATCTGTATTTATATAGACATAACCTGGAGGAGATGGATAATTTGCTGGGCAGATCTCCTGTTTCTTCGGAGTATATTCTGTACGATACATGGTTTCATCTTGAAAATGGGCTGGATTAGGAAGAATAATGTGTGCAGGCTTGAAACTTTGCGCTGGAATGATCTGATGTGGTATGTAATGAGATTTGAATGTAGTTAAATCATAGAATTTCCCTGTGGGTTTCGGAATTTCCTGTTGTTTCTTAATAATTTCTTGTTGACAGATATCCCAAGCTTTAAAGTCTTCCTTCATAGTAGTATTCCCTTGGAAGGGAGCATTGGTTATTCTTGTATTAGAAATTGGTCGTATGGGGACAGCAGGAGAAATCTCATGTTTTACATAATCAAGATGGCTTGTGGAGTTAAAATCCATGCTGCCTAGGGGAGGAATGTACTCTTTTGTTTTGCGGACCTCAGGCAAGGAGACCAACCATGGCTGAAAACGATCCTGGAATTCAGTGACTCCATTAAAATGAACATTGGATATGACTTTTGCATTTTCAGGCTTGCAGCTTTTAGCAAGTGGCCCAGCTAGACCTTTAAAATCATTCCGATGAGTTGTGAGATCTTCAAAGGGTTGATTGTTTGGCCTGTACTCTTCTTTCGATTTCACAAATTTTGGTGCCAGTTGATGAGCAATATAAGACATGCGATGGCTCGTGGTACTATCAAAAGGCACATCTGAAAGTTTGGCCACACATGGAGGTTTATAACTTTGTCTGGGATTCAGTTCCCTAGGAGCAAAGTCATCTTGAAATGTAGTAGAATTTCCAAACTTCTCTGTAGGTGGATGGTATATATGGTCCACCTTACTAGGTTCCCTTCTTTGAACTTCCCATGACCTATAGTCATCTTtaaggcaaaaacaaaacttcaaaaaCTTCAACAGAAATAACATATAAGTCTTATTACTTAGGAGcattcctttaaaattaaaccAACTTCTTGTACTAAACCTCGCAAACCAAAGAAAATGGATGTTAGTGAGAATGGTAATATTATCTGTGTGTTTATGATATGATAAATCTGTCTTCTATTATTGGTGTGATaaaagcagacaagaaaaaTGTACAATGCCTTATTTTGACAATTTCcttgagaaaagagaaaatattacatGTACCTATTAAGTTATCTCCTGTGTTCATTTGCACCAAGCATTCTAACTTCCTGTTTTAATAGCTGTATCTGGTTTTTGTTATCTCTTGCTATCttgattttcttccttgcatCCCTAGTAGAtcatatcatttatttttaaatgcttttaactGTGGGTCCAATGCAGTACATGTAACAAATTGAGTTAcactttttatatataaactttTATGCTTTTATGCAGAATATCAAAGTTACTTGCCAGAATGTCTTTAAAGGAGCTTTAGTGCCTTTGTACTGATGCTTG from Anas platyrhynchos isolate ZD024472 breed Pekin duck chromosome 11, IASCAAS_PekinDuck_T2T, whole genome shotgun sequence includes these protein-coding regions:
- the SAXO2 gene encoding stabilizer of axonemal microtubules 2 isoform X4 codes for the protein MRRPFRVQEEYKPKTGERELGTTYQKDYNAHKIQPVTLVRPLERKHTMGGKLDTIPTYQDDYRSWEVQRREPSKVDHIYHPPTEKFGNSTTFQDDFAPRELNPRQSYKPPCVAKLSDVPFDSTTSHRMSYIAHQLAPKFVKSKEEYRPNNQPFEDLTTHRNDFKGLAGPLAKSCKPENAKVISNVHFNGVTEFQDRFQPWLVSLPEVRKTKEYIPPLGSMDFNSTSHLDYVKHEISPAVPIRPISNTRITNAPFQGNTTMKEDFKAWDICQQEIIKKQQEIPKPTGKFYDLTTFKSHYIPHQIIPAQSFKPAHIILPNPAHFQDETMYRTEYTPKKQEICPANYPSPPGYVYINTDSHGHKFFRQLTPEFSELNSNQIPKEVAVVS
- the SAXO2 gene encoding stabilizer of axonemal microtubules 2 isoform X5; protein product: MEGITTFKSDYLPYDTMRRPFRVQEEYKPKTGERELGTTYQKDYNAHKIQPVTLVRPLERKHTMGGKLDTIPTYQDDYRSWEVQRREPSKVDHIYHPPTEKFGNSTTFQDDFAPRELNPRQSYKPPCVAKLSDVPFDSTTSHRMSYIAHQLAPKFVKSKEEYRPNNQPFEDLTTHRNDFKGLAGPLAKSCKPENAKVISNVHFNGVTEFQDRFQPWLVSLPEVRKTKEYIPPLGSMDFNSTSHLDYVKHEISPAVPIRPISNTRITNAPFQGNTTMKEDFKAWDICQQEIIKKQQEIPKPTGKFYDLTTFKSHYIPHQIIPAQSFKPAHIILPNPAHFQDETMYRTEYTPKKQEICPANYPSPPGYVYINTDSHGHKFFRQLTPEFSELNSNQIPKEVAVVS
- the SAXO2 gene encoding stabilizer of axonemal microtubules 2 isoform X1 — protein: MAPPRCLCAICTCGRHRCPHKPTRIYDNGQQPCLTTEYVEKYPKYSNISPARSLKPKQEYQVHRGKMEGITTFKSDYLPYDTMRRPFRVQEEYKPKTGERELGTTYQKDYNAHKIQPVTLVRPLERKHTMGGKLDTIPTYQDDYRSWEVQRREPSKVDHIYHPPTEKFGNSTTFQDDFAPRELNPRQSYKPPCVAKLSDVPFDSTTSHRMSYIAHQLAPKFVKSKEEYRPNNQPFEDLTTHRNDFKGLAGPLAKSCKPENAKVISNVHFNGVTEFQDRFQPWLVSLPEVRKTKEYIPPLGSMDFNSTSHLDYVKHEISPAVPIRPISNTRITNAPFQGNTTMKEDFKAWDICQQEIIKKQQEIPKPTGKFYDLTTFKSHYIPHQIIPAQSFKPAHIILPNPAHFQDETMYRTEYTPKKQEICPANYPSPPGYVYINTDSHGHKFFRQLTPEFSELNSNQIPKEVAVVS
- the SAXO2 gene encoding stabilizer of axonemal microtubules 2 isoform X3, translated to MAPPRCLCAICTCGSDYLPYDTMRRPFRVQEEYKPKTGERELGTTYQKDYNAHKIQPVTLVRPLERKHTMGGKLDTIPTYQDDYRSWEVQRREPSKVDHIYHPPTEKFGNSTTFQDDFAPRELNPRQSYKPPCVAKLSDVPFDSTTSHRMSYIAHQLAPKFVKSKEEYRPNNQPFEDLTTHRNDFKGLAGPLAKSCKPENAKVISNVHFNGVTEFQDRFQPWLVSLPEVRKTKEYIPPLGSMDFNSTSHLDYVKHEISPAVPIRPISNTRITNAPFQGNTTMKEDFKAWDICQQEIIKKQQEIPKPTGKFYDLTTFKSHYIPHQIIPAQSFKPAHIILPNPAHFQDETMYRTEYTPKKQEICPANYPSPPGYVYINTDSHGHKFFRQLTPEFSELNSNQIPKEVAVVS
- the SAXO2 gene encoding stabilizer of axonemal microtubules 2 isoform X2 translates to MAPPRCLCAICTCGRHRCPHKPTRIYDNGQQPCLTTESDYLPYDTMRRPFRVQEEYKPKTGERELGTTYQKDYNAHKIQPVTLVRPLERKHTMGGKLDTIPTYQDDYRSWEVQRREPSKVDHIYHPPTEKFGNSTTFQDDFAPRELNPRQSYKPPCVAKLSDVPFDSTTSHRMSYIAHQLAPKFVKSKEEYRPNNQPFEDLTTHRNDFKGLAGPLAKSCKPENAKVISNVHFNGVTEFQDRFQPWLVSLPEVRKTKEYIPPLGSMDFNSTSHLDYVKHEISPAVPIRPISNTRITNAPFQGNTTMKEDFKAWDICQQEIIKKQQEIPKPTGKFYDLTTFKSHYIPHQIIPAQSFKPAHIILPNPAHFQDETMYRTEYTPKKQEICPANYPSPPGYVYINTDSHGHKFFRQLTPEFSELNSNQIPKEVAVVS